The Blastococcus sp. HT6-4 genome window below encodes:
- the phaZ gene encoding poly(3-hydroxyalkanoate) depolymerase: MRSLTVGGRTLRVAVRPGTDDAVPPLLLMNGIGASLEVLQPFVDALDARRTVIRFDVPGVGGSPRPVVPYVLSTLTPVVTGVLTRLGYDQPVDVLGLSWGGGLAQQFAVQHRRRCRRLVLAATGTGTLMVPAHPRVLARMLTPRRHRDPAYAREIAGLIYGGTMRTDPERAAQALHSHTRVGPRRGYYYQLAASTGWSSLPFLRLIRQPTLVIAGDDDPIIPVVNARVMARLIPRAQLHVYRGGHIALITEAEELAPVIEDFLDA; this comes from the coding sequence GTGCGCAGCCTGACCGTCGGCGGCCGCACGCTGCGGGTGGCGGTGCGGCCGGGTACCGACGACGCGGTGCCCCCGCTGCTGCTGATGAACGGCATCGGCGCCAGCCTGGAGGTGCTGCAGCCGTTCGTGGACGCCCTCGACGCCCGGCGGACGGTGATCCGCTTCGACGTGCCCGGCGTGGGTGGGTCGCCACGCCCCGTCGTCCCCTACGTGCTGTCCACGCTGACCCCGGTGGTGACCGGGGTGCTCACCCGGCTCGGCTACGACCAGCCGGTCGACGTCCTCGGCCTGTCCTGGGGCGGCGGGCTGGCCCAGCAGTTCGCCGTGCAGCACCGGCGGCGCTGCCGGCGGCTGGTGCTGGCCGCGACGGGGACCGGGACGCTGATGGTGCCGGCGCACCCGCGGGTGCTGGCGCGGATGCTCACCCCGCGCCGGCACCGTGACCCGGCGTACGCCCGGGAGATCGCCGGGCTGATCTACGGCGGCACGATGCGCACCGACCCGGAGCGGGCCGCGCAGGCGCTGCACTCGCACACGCGGGTCGGGCCCCGGCGCGGCTACTACTACCAGCTGGCGGCGAGCACCGGCTGGAGCAGCCTGCCGTTCCTCCGGCTGATCCGGCAGCCGACGCTGGTCATCGCCGGCGACGACGACCCGATCATCCCGGTGGTGAACGCACGCGTCATGGCCCGGCTGATCCCCCGCGCCCAGCTGCACGTCTACCGGGGCGGGCACATCGCGCTGATCACCGAGGCCGAGGAGCTGGCCCCGGTGATCGAGGACTTCCTCGACGCCTGA
- the betT gene encoding choline BCCT transporter BetT: MDADNERREQGNGLKRPVFYGSVAGVLLVALWAMSSPVSAAGTIGSLVGWTSEWFGWFYIAFATAVLVFVLAIAFSRYGRVKLGPEHSAPEYSTFAWASMLFAAGIGTDLMFFAVAEPVTQYLAPPVGEGETVEAAREATVWTLFHYGVNGWGMYALMGMALAYFAYRMNMPLAIRSVLYPIFGRRVHGPLGDGVDIAAVLGTIFGVATSLGIGVVQLNYGLFVLFGIPEGRAAQLGLIALAVGVATVSAVSGVDRGIKRLSQLNVVLALGLAGFVLVTGNTAFLLNALVLNVGDFVSSFPGLTMQTFAYDRPDEWLNGWTLFFWAWWIAWASFVGLFLARISRGRTIRQFVAGTLLLPFSYILMWVSIFGNSAIDRIRQGDAAFGETAMNTPERGFYTLLAEYPAFLFVAAIATFVGLLFYVTSADSGALVMANLSSRLARPQDDASAGVRIVWAFATGVLTAAMLVVGGVPALQNATIIMGLPFGFVMVLVMVGLYRALRNEADRAAGRHGVLPSRRPRARRRARLRRRRAPVPSGRERAAQYLSETARPALGDAAAELRARNLASDARWVVDDSGSRSVELTAEVDGGAPFRYRIQPGQASRPWADAPDSRLDVRLGAGDRESEEAGYDVMNYTHAQLIDDVLQKFERHLETRTRAG, translated from the coding sequence GTGGATGCGGACAACGAACGTCGTGAACAGGGCAACGGGCTGAAGCGCCCGGTCTTCTACGGCTCGGTCGCCGGCGTCCTGCTCGTCGCCCTCTGGGCGATGTCCAGCCCGGTCTCCGCCGCCGGCACCATCGGCTCGCTGGTGGGCTGGACGTCGGAGTGGTTCGGCTGGTTCTACATCGCCTTCGCCACCGCCGTGCTCGTCTTCGTGCTGGCCATCGCGTTCTCCCGGTACGGGCGGGTGAAGCTCGGCCCCGAGCACTCCGCCCCGGAGTACAGCACCTTCGCCTGGGCGTCGATGCTCTTCGCCGCCGGGATCGGCACCGACCTGATGTTCTTCGCCGTCGCCGAGCCGGTGACGCAGTACCTCGCCCCGCCGGTCGGGGAGGGGGAGACGGTCGAGGCGGCCCGCGAGGCCACGGTGTGGACGCTGTTCCACTACGGCGTCAACGGCTGGGGCATGTACGCGCTGATGGGGATGGCGCTGGCCTACTTCGCCTACCGCATGAACATGCCGCTGGCCATCCGCTCGGTGCTCTACCCGATCTTCGGCCGGCGCGTGCACGGCCCGTTGGGCGACGGGGTGGACATCGCGGCCGTGCTCGGGACGATCTTCGGCGTCGCCACCTCGCTCGGCATCGGCGTCGTGCAGCTGAACTACGGGCTCTTCGTGCTGTTCGGCATCCCCGAGGGGCGGGCCGCGCAGCTCGGCCTGATCGCGCTCGCCGTGGGCGTGGCCACGGTCTCCGCGGTGAGCGGGGTGGACCGGGGGATCAAGCGGCTCTCGCAGCTGAACGTCGTCCTCGCCCTGGGCCTGGCCGGCTTCGTCCTCGTCACCGGCAACACCGCTTTCCTGCTCAACGCGCTGGTGCTCAACGTCGGCGACTTCGTGAGCAGCTTCCCCGGGCTGACCATGCAGACCTTCGCCTACGACCGGCCGGACGAGTGGCTCAACGGCTGGACGCTGTTCTTCTGGGCGTGGTGGATCGCCTGGGCCTCCTTCGTCGGGCTCTTCCTCGCCCGGATCTCACGGGGACGGACGATCCGGCAGTTCGTCGCGGGCACGCTGCTCCTGCCGTTCAGCTACATCCTCATGTGGGTGTCGATCTTCGGGAACAGCGCCATCGACCGCATCCGGCAGGGGGACGCGGCGTTCGGCGAGACGGCGATGAACACCCCGGAGCGGGGCTTCTACACGCTGCTCGCGGAGTACCCGGCCTTCCTGTTCGTCGCCGCGATCGCGACGTTCGTCGGTCTGCTGTTCTACGTGACGTCGGCCGACTCGGGCGCGCTGGTGATGGCGAACCTCTCCTCGCGGCTGGCTCGGCCGCAGGACGACGCGTCCGCCGGGGTGCGGATCGTCTGGGCGTTCGCCACCGGCGTCCTGACCGCGGCGATGCTCGTGGTCGGTGGCGTGCCGGCGCTGCAGAACGCGACCATCATCATGGGGCTGCCGTTCGGCTTCGTGATGGTGCTGGTGATGGTCGGCCTGTACCGGGCACTGCGGAACGAGGCCGACCGGGCCGCCGGCCGGCACGGTGTCCTGCCCTCCCGCCGGCCCCGTGCCCGGCGGCGGGCGCGGTTGCGACGCCGCCGCGCGCCGGTCCCCAGCGGCCGGGAGCGGGCCGCCCAGTACCTCTCCGAGACCGCCCGGCCGGCCCTGGGCGACGCGGCGGCCGAGCTGCGGGCCCGCAACCTCGCGTCCGATGCCCGCTGGGTCGTGGACGACTCCGGGAGCCGCTCCGTGGAGCTGACGGCGGAGGTCGACGGCGGCGCCCCCTTCCGCTACCGGATCCAGCCCGGTCAGGCGTCCCGCCCGTGGGCGGACGCGCCGGACTCGCGGCTCGACGTCCGCCTCGGCGCCGGGGACCGGGAGTCCGAGGAGGCCGGCTACGACGTCATGAACTACACCCACGCCCAGCTGATCGACGACGTCCTGCAGAAGTTCGAGCGGCACCTGGAGACCCGGACGCGCGCCGGCTGA
- a CDS encoding phospholipase D-like domain-containing protein: MADAGTTAPDGAGRTIPRVGYDTVLVPGETCWRIERADRYAIFVDAADYFAVLKQAVLRAERRVLFIGWDFEPRIRMDPRTPGRARDDRLVRVLEAAVRANPDLEIGVLQWGMGMLESLRRGVLPVPLLRRRTHERLRFAVDHHHPLGAAHHQKIVVIDDCLAFAGGIDVTADRWDTSDHLDWHRHRHRPHSPRPTGPWHDVTSLVSGPAARALGDLARARWESGTGRRLDPVEGAEPCWPPEVEPLLTDVDVAISRTRPRHGGDDLVHEVELLWLAAIAAARETVYIEAQYFANRRIAEAIAERLGEADGPEFVLVTPESAEGWLEEKAMGAARARLLAMVRQADVHDRFRMYVPVTEGGRPVYVHAKVLLVDDRLMRIGSSNLNNRSMGLDTECDLTVEARPDDPGRAGLAGVVVRMRHRLLGEHLGVEPAAVAAAVGASGGSLVRAVDSLRTTTGRSLRPFEPPPQHVVDRALAATELLDAERTPDRWSRVRRTFTPGRGRPGG, from the coding sequence GTGGCTGACGCCGGAACCACGGCACCGGACGGCGCGGGGCGGACGATCCCGCGGGTCGGGTACGACACGGTCCTGGTGCCCGGCGAGACGTGCTGGCGGATCGAGCGGGCGGACCGGTACGCGATCTTCGTCGACGCCGCCGACTACTTCGCCGTCCTCAAGCAGGCGGTCCTGCGCGCGGAGCGCCGGGTGCTGTTCATCGGCTGGGACTTCGAGCCCCGGATCCGGATGGATCCCCGCACGCCCGGCCGGGCGCGGGACGACCGGCTGGTCCGGGTGCTCGAGGCGGCCGTGCGGGCCAACCCCGACCTGGAGATCGGGGTCCTCCAGTGGGGGATGGGGATGCTGGAGTCGCTGCGGCGCGGGGTGCTCCCCGTTCCGCTGCTCCGCCGCCGGACGCACGAGCGGCTCAGGTTCGCCGTCGACCACCACCATCCGCTGGGCGCCGCGCACCACCAGAAGATCGTCGTCATCGACGACTGCCTCGCCTTCGCCGGCGGCATCGACGTCACGGCCGACCGGTGGGACACCTCCGACCACCTCGACTGGCACCGGCACCGGCACCGGCCGCACTCGCCCCGCCCGACCGGCCCCTGGCACGACGTGACGAGCCTGGTCTCCGGCCCCGCCGCACGGGCGCTGGGTGATCTGGCGCGCGCCCGGTGGGAGAGCGGCACCGGCCGGCGACTGGACCCGGTCGAGGGGGCCGAACCGTGCTGGCCCCCGGAGGTGGAGCCGCTGCTGACCGACGTCGACGTCGCGATCTCGCGCACCCGCCCGCGGCACGGCGGCGACGACCTGGTGCACGAGGTCGAGCTGCTGTGGCTGGCCGCGATCGCGGCCGCCCGGGAGACCGTCTACATCGAGGCCCAGTACTTCGCCAACCGTCGGATCGCGGAGGCGATCGCCGAGCGGCTGGGCGAGGCCGACGGCCCGGAGTTCGTCCTCGTGACCCCGGAGTCGGCGGAGGGATGGCTCGAGGAGAAGGCCATGGGCGCCGCCCGCGCCCGGTTGCTCGCGATGGTCCGGCAGGCCGACGTCCACGACCGCTTCCGGATGTACGTGCCGGTGACCGAAGGCGGCCGGCCGGTGTACGTGCACGCGAAGGTGCTGCTGGTCGACGACCGGCTGATGCGGATCGGCAGCTCGAACCTGAACAACCGCTCCATGGGCCTGGACACCGAGTGCGACCTCACCGTCGAGGCGCGTCCGGACGACCCCGGCCGCGCCGGGCTCGCCGGGGTCGTCGTCCGGATGCGCCACCGTCTGCTCGGCGAGCACCTCGGGGTCGAACCCGCCGCGGTGGCCGCCGCGGTCGGGGCATCCGGTGGGTCGCTCGTCCGCGCGGTCGACAGCCTGCGCACCACGACCGGCCGGTCGCTGCGGCCGTTCGAGCCGCCGCCCCAGCACGTGGTCGACCGCGCGCTGGCCGCGACCGAGCTGCTCGACGCCGAACGCACCCCCGACCGCTGGAGCCGGGTCCGGCGGACGTTCACCCCGGGCCGGGGCCGCCCCGGGGGATGA
- a CDS encoding EAL domain-containing protein codes for MRIIRAAGHGRRRGAPLWRYLTALVLLPLIGVVVLAAAAAQARAAEAAGAERAEQAVRTLALLDAARSAVEQEMMPVLSLRVIENPAAAAALGLPDFLLQAQRKTAFAEAQRAREVTDLALAMVPAGSVGEDAAERAAEDLAVLRAGSDAGALDVEGVYMEFLTVSNDLMHAEIAAAAAATSQGIPGATLRAIRDVQTIAQLAQSASRQLPLFLGSLLGGGGDELIGSRTAWQTVWLDYLDVRRQMQTLSQESLRVAWDEVRTSSVVSRVEGAMAGGLSGNPVRHLPITELASLLLGGQERNAMLTGLVETAAGEAQALAAADRERANDSLQLVLVLGGGLLAGSLLGAVLLGRSVARALRLLAGQATEISQGSLVEVEVAGPREVRTVSAALGAAVAGLRRIQAQAQAVARGDLDDALLDQPLPGPLGEVVHASVKQIVHSVRQREELQFALAHQATHDPLTELPNRAQAVTLVTSALHRGRRAGEMTGLLFVDLDAFKAVNDAHGHAVGDEVLREVSRRLRDAVRPGDVVCRLGGDEFVVLVEPVHSEHDLLQLADRLIASVSEPITLGGNTAVRVGASVGVAVSRDGGTDADVLFAEADTAAYRAKAHGRGRAEIFDEALRAQLSRRTELEAAILHGLANGEMELHYQPVVDVARGRLAGYEALIRWERPGVGMVPPDEFIPVAEGSRLIGDVDRWVLREATRQLAEWRAGCPAVPGRPEATVAVNISGRHLADRRIVADVADALEASGLPARLLVLEVTETVLVDDPVAFDHLTELRAMGVAIAIDDFGTGYTSIGQLRNMPVDTLKIDRSFVASAEPAHRELVALMIRAAHTFGLTVVAEGVEEPAQLARLKEQACDQAQGYLIHRPMRAAEAGALLRTGARAGAS; via the coding sequence GTGCGAATCATCCGGGCAGCGGGCCACGGCCGGCGGCGCGGTGCACCGCTGTGGCGGTACCTGACCGCCCTCGTGCTGCTCCCGCTCATCGGTGTGGTCGTCCTCGCGGCCGCCGCCGCCCAGGCGCGGGCAGCGGAGGCGGCGGGCGCCGAACGGGCCGAGCAGGCCGTGCGGACGCTCGCCCTGCTGGACGCGGCACGGAGCGCGGTCGAGCAGGAGATGATGCCCGTCCTGTCGCTGCGGGTGATCGAGAACCCGGCGGCCGCGGCCGCCCTCGGGCTGCCGGACTTCCTGCTGCAGGCCCAGCGGAAGACCGCGTTCGCCGAGGCCCAGCGCGCCCGGGAGGTCACCGACCTGGCGCTGGCCATGGTGCCCGCCGGTTCGGTGGGCGAGGACGCGGCCGAGCGTGCCGCCGAGGACCTCGCGGTCCTGCGTGCCGGCAGCGACGCCGGCGCGCTCGACGTCGAAGGCGTCTACATGGAGTTCCTGACCGTCTCCAACGACCTGATGCACGCGGAGATCGCGGCCGCCGCGGCCGCGACCTCGCAGGGGATCCCGGGTGCGACCCTGCGGGCCATCCGCGACGTGCAGACCATCGCGCAGCTGGCGCAGAGCGCGAGCCGGCAGCTGCCGCTGTTCCTCGGCTCGCTCCTCGGGGGCGGCGGCGACGAGCTGATCGGCTCGCGCACGGCCTGGCAGACGGTCTGGCTGGACTACCTCGACGTGCGGCGCCAGATGCAGACCCTCTCCCAGGAGTCGCTGCGGGTCGCGTGGGACGAGGTCCGCACGTCCTCCGTGGTGTCCCGGGTGGAAGGGGCGATGGCCGGAGGGCTCTCCGGCAACCCCGTCCGCCACCTGCCGATCACCGAGCTGGCCTCCCTGCTGCTCGGGGGGCAGGAGCGCAACGCCATGCTCACCGGCCTGGTGGAGACGGCTGCCGGCGAGGCCCAGGCCCTCGCGGCCGCCGACCGGGAGCGCGCCAACGACAGCCTGCAGCTCGTCCTCGTGCTCGGTGGCGGCCTCCTCGCCGGCTCGCTGCTCGGGGCGGTCCTGCTGGGACGCAGCGTCGCCCGGGCCCTGCGGCTGCTCGCCGGCCAGGCCACGGAGATCAGCCAGGGCTCCCTGGTCGAGGTCGAGGTCGCCGGCCCCCGTGAGGTGCGCACCGTCTCGGCCGCCCTGGGCGCCGCCGTCGCCGGGCTGCGCCGGATCCAGGCCCAGGCCCAGGCCGTGGCCCGCGGCGACCTGGACGACGCGCTGCTCGACCAGCCCCTTCCCGGCCCGCTGGGCGAGGTCGTCCACGCCTCGGTCAAGCAGATCGTCCACTCGGTGCGCCAGCGCGAGGAGCTGCAGTTCGCCCTCGCCCACCAGGCGACCCACGACCCGCTCACCGAACTGCCCAACCGCGCCCAGGCGGTCACGCTCGTGACCTCCGCCCTGCACCGCGGCCGGCGGGCCGGCGAGATGACCGGGCTCCTGTTCGTCGACCTCGACGCGTTCAAGGCCGTCAACGACGCCCACGGCCACGCCGTGGGCGACGAGGTCCTCCGGGAGGTCTCCCGGCGGCTGCGCGACGCCGTGCGGCCCGGGGACGTCGTGTGCCGCCTCGGGGGCGACGAGTTCGTCGTGCTCGTCGAACCGGTGCACAGCGAGCACGACCTGCTCCAGCTCGCCGACCGGCTGATCGCCTCGGTCAGCGAACCGATCACGCTCGGTGGAAACACCGCCGTGCGCGTCGGCGCCAGCGTCGGCGTGGCCGTCAGCCGGGACGGCGGCACCGATGCCGACGTCCTGTTCGCCGAGGCCGACACCGCCGCGTACCGGGCCAAGGCACACGGCCGCGGCCGGGCGGAGATCTTCGACGAGGCACTGCGGGCCCAGCTCAGCCGGCGGACCGAGCTCGAGGCCGCCATCCTGCACGGCCTGGCGAACGGGGAGATGGAGCTGCACTACCAGCCGGTCGTCGACGTGGCGCGCGGCCGGCTGGCGGGCTACGAGGCCCTGATCCGCTGGGAGCGCCCGGGCGTGGGCATGGTCCCGCCGGACGAGTTCATCCCGGTGGCGGAGGGCTCCCGCCTCATCGGCGACGTCGACCGCTGGGTGCTGCGGGAGGCGACCCGCCAGCTCGCCGAGTGGCGGGCCGGCTGCCCGGCGGTGCCCGGCCGGCCCGAGGCCACCGTGGCGGTGAACATCTCCGGGCGGCACCTCGCCGACCGGCGGATCGTCGCCGACGTCGCCGATGCGCTGGAAGCCTCCGGGTTGCCGGCCCGGCTGCTCGTCCTCGAGGTCACCGAGACCGTGCTCGTGGACGACCCCGTCGCCTTCGACCACCTCACCGAGCTGCGGGCCATGGGCGTCGCCATCGCCATCGACGACTTCGGGACCGGCTACACCTCCATCGGGCAGTTGCGGAACATGCCCGTGGACACGCTCAAGATCGACCGGAGCTTCGTCGCCTCGGCCGAGCCCGCCCACCGCGAGCTGGTCGCGCTGATGATCCGGGCGGCGCACACGTTCGGGCTCACCGTCGTCGCCGAGGGCGTGGAGGAGCCCGCCCAGCTGGCCCGCCTCAAGGAGCAGGCCTGCGACCAGGCGCAGGGCTACCTGATCCACCGGCCGATGCGGGCCGCCGAGGCCGGTGCGCTGCTGCGCACGGGGGCGAGGGCAGGTGCGAGCTGA
- a CDS encoding dienelactone hydrolase family protein has product MAELVLFHHAQGLTAGCVAFADELRAAGHVVHTPDLYDGRTFGSLDDGMAHVQAVGFDTVVERARAAVEGLPERLVYAGFSLGVLPAQLFAQTRPGAAAAVLMHAAVPLGELGDTWPHGVPVQIHTMDADERGDVDVAWALAARIDGAELFLYPGDRHLFTDRSLPDHDAVAAALVRERVLGFLAAAG; this is encoded by the coding sequence ATGGCGGAGCTGGTGCTGTTCCACCACGCGCAGGGGCTCACGGCCGGGTGCGTGGCCTTCGCCGACGAGCTGCGGGCGGCGGGGCACGTGGTGCACACCCCCGACCTGTACGACGGCCGCACGTTCGGCTCCCTCGACGACGGCATGGCCCACGTGCAGGCGGTCGGGTTCGACACCGTCGTCGAGCGTGCCCGGGCCGCCGTCGAGGGCCTTCCGGAACGCCTCGTCTACGCGGGGTTCTCCCTCGGGGTGCTGCCGGCGCAGTTGTTCGCCCAGACCCGGCCGGGCGCGGCCGCAGCGGTGCTGATGCACGCCGCCGTCCCCTTGGGGGAGCTCGGGGACACCTGGCCCCACGGCGTCCCGGTGCAGATCCACACGATGGACGCCGATGAACGGGGGGACGTCGACGTCGCCTGGGCCCTCGCCGCGCGGATCGACGGCGCGGAGTTGTTCCTCTACCCCGGCGACCGGCACCTGTTCACCGACCGGAGCCTGCCCGACCACGACGCGGTGGCCGCGGCGCTGGTGCGGGAGCGCGTGCTCGGATTCCTGGCCGCAGCCGGCTGA
- a CDS encoding VOC family protein — MDVLSSRTLLRPSDPRRSQSFYRDVLGLAVYREFGPAEHPGVVFFLGNGLLEVSGQAEQSPEGLALWLQVRDVVAEHHRLAAAGVTVVQPPRLEPWGLVEMWIEDPDGVRIALVEIPHDHPLRRDQR, encoded by the coding sequence ATGGACGTCCTGAGCAGCCGCACCCTCCTGCGACCGTCGGATCCGCGACGGTCGCAGTCGTTCTACCGCGACGTCCTCGGGCTGGCGGTGTACCGCGAGTTCGGCCCGGCGGAGCATCCGGGGGTCGTCTTCTTCCTCGGGAACGGACTGCTCGAGGTGTCCGGTCAGGCGGAGCAGAGCCCCGAGGGGCTGGCGCTGTGGCTGCAGGTCCGGGACGTCGTCGCCGAGCACCATCGGCTCGCGGCGGCTGGCGTGACCGTCGTCCAGCCGCCCCGGCTCGAGCCATGGGGGCTGGTCGAGATGTGGATCGAGGATCCCGACGGGGTCCGGATCGCTCTGGTCGAGATCCCCCACGACCATCCGCTGCGCCGCGACCAGCGCTGA
- the mqo gene encoding malate dehydrogenase (quinone): MTSERSVPDSANPDVVLVGGGIMSATLAELLRVVAPEWSVAVFESGSAVAGESSGPWNNAGTGHAALCELNYTPAGPDGQVDPTKAVTINEQFQVSRQFWSHLVRGGLTGSPKDFITPVPHLSFVTGENGRRYMRNRHAALAAQPVFEGLEYTDSPAVMAEWLPLMMEGRDPEQIVAATRSVAGTDVNFGALTRLMLDDVAGHGVDVHVNQRVEGLEKETDGRWKVTVRDTVSGERLTLRTRFVFVGAGGGALPLLQKAGIPEIRGFGGFPVSGMFLRTRSPELVARHQAKVYGQAAVGAPPMSVPHLDLRLIDGDHSLMFGPYAGFSPKFLKAGSMFDLPKSVKPNNLGSMLGVARTEMALTKYLVGELLQSRSARHRTLEGFVPTAEQDDWDMVTAGQRVQVIKQDPKSGKGVLQFGTELIVGGDGSIAGLLGASPGASTAVSAMLTLLERCFPQRIDAWRPLLQQAIPSYGHSLNAEPALLAQVRTDTMQTLELNG; encoded by the coding sequence GTGACTTCCGAGCGCAGCGTTCCCGACAGCGCGAACCCCGACGTCGTACTCGTCGGGGGCGGCATCATGAGCGCCACCCTGGCGGAGCTGCTGCGCGTCGTCGCCCCCGAGTGGAGCGTCGCCGTTTTCGAGTCGGGCAGCGCCGTCGCCGGCGAGAGCTCCGGCCCCTGGAACAACGCCGGCACCGGGCACGCCGCCCTCTGCGAGCTCAACTACACGCCCGCGGGCCCTGACGGCCAGGTCGACCCGACCAAGGCCGTCACGATCAACGAGCAGTTCCAGGTCTCCCGGCAGTTCTGGTCGCACCTCGTGCGCGGCGGCCTGACCGGGTCCCCGAAGGACTTCATCACCCCGGTCCCCCACCTGAGCTTCGTCACGGGCGAGAACGGGCGCCGGTACATGCGCAACCGGCACGCCGCGCTCGCCGCCCAGCCCGTGTTCGAGGGGCTCGAGTACACCGACAGCCCGGCCGTGATGGCCGAGTGGCTGCCGCTGATGATGGAGGGCCGCGACCCCGAGCAGATCGTCGCCGCCACCCGCTCCGTCGCCGGCACCGACGTCAACTTCGGCGCCCTCACCCGCCTCATGCTCGACGACGTCGCCGGCCACGGGGTCGACGTCCACGTGAACCAGCGGGTTGAGGGCCTGGAGAAGGAGACCGACGGGCGCTGGAAGGTGACCGTGCGCGACACCGTCTCCGGAGAGCGCCTGACCCTGCGCACCCGGTTCGTCTTCGTCGGCGCCGGTGGCGGCGCCCTGCCGCTCCTGCAGAAGGCCGGCATCCCGGAGATCCGCGGCTTCGGCGGGTTCCCCGTCAGCGGCATGTTCCTGCGCACGCGGTCGCCCGAACTGGTGGCCCGACACCAGGCCAAGGTCTACGGGCAGGCCGCCGTCGGCGCCCCGCCCATGTCGGTCCCGCACCTCGACCTCCGCCTCATCGACGGCGACCACTCCCTGATGTTCGGCCCCTACGCCGGCTTCTCGCCCAAGTTCCTCAAGGCCGGGTCGATGTTCGACCTGCCCAAGAGCGTCAAGCCCAACAACCTGGGCTCGATGCTGGGCGTCGCCCGCACCGAGATGGCGCTGACCAAGTACCTGGTGGGCGAGCTGCTCCAGTCGCGCTCGGCCCGGCACCGCACGCTGGAGGGCTTCGTGCCCACCGCCGAGCAGGACGACTGGGACATGGTCACCGCCGGCCAGCGGGTCCAGGTCATCAAGCAGGACCCGAAGAGCGGCAAGGGCGTCCTGCAGTTCGGCACCGAGCTCATCGTCGGGGGCGACGGCAGCATCGCCGGCCTCCTCGGCGCCTCCCCCGGCGCCTCGACCGCCGTGTCCGCGATGCTCACCCTGCTCGAGCGCTGCTTCCCGCAGCGCATCGACGCCTGGCGCCCGCTGCTGCAGCAGGCCATCCCGTCCTACGGCCACTCGCTGAACGCGGAACCGGCGCTGCTCGCGCAGGTCCGCACCGACACGATGCAGACCCTCGAGCTCAACGGCTGA
- a CDS encoding Rieske (2Fe-2S) protein gives MSLMGFLDRIADVSAFDKAIEPARRAVQGMPSAVKDVLHGTWLGHPLHPVLVQVPVGSWVSAGLLDAIPPLRPAATALIGTGVVVAVPAALSGAADWSEQGSGVRRLGALHALMNTAALGLYVGSLVARAQGRGTLGRVLAYGGLSVAGGSAAIGGHMSYAQSSGASHAATAVRALSTDWIDLGPLDDLPEGRPTMRTGKGSSMSVPLAVVRRGARVDVFVGACSHLSGPLDEGVVETVRGSECLVCPWHGSAFDLDDGQPRRGPAANPQEKLVIRMEAGRVKARVPSRHR, from the coding sequence ATGAGTCTCATGGGGTTCCTGGACCGCATCGCGGACGTGTCGGCGTTCGACAAGGCGATCGAGCCCGCGCGGCGTGCCGTCCAGGGCATGCCCAGCGCGGTCAAGGACGTGCTGCACGGGACGTGGCTGGGGCACCCGCTGCACCCGGTGCTGGTGCAGGTTCCCGTGGGGAGCTGGGTGTCCGCCGGCCTGCTCGACGCGATCCCGCCGCTGCGGCCGGCGGCGACGGCGCTGATCGGCACCGGTGTGGTCGTCGCCGTCCCGGCCGCGCTGTCCGGGGCGGCCGACTGGTCGGAGCAGGGCTCCGGGGTCCGCCGGCTGGGGGCGCTGCACGCGCTGATGAACACCGCGGCCCTCGGGCTCTACGTCGGCTCGCTGGTCGCCCGGGCGCAGGGCCGCGGCACGCTCGGGCGGGTGCTGGCCTACGGCGGTCTGAGCGTCGCCGGCGGGTCCGCGGCGATCGGCGGCCACATGTCCTACGCGCAGTCCTCCGGTGCCTCGCACGCCGCGACGGCGGTGCGTGCCCTGTCGACGGACTGGATCGACCTCGGGCCGCTGGACGACCTGCCGGAGGGCCGGCCGACGATGCGCACCGGGAAGGGCAGCAGCATGTCGGTGCCGCTGGCCGTGGTCCGTCGCGGGGCGCGGGTCGACGTGTTCGTGGGCGCCTGCTCGCACCTGTCGGGTCCGCTCGACGAAGGAGTGGTCGAGACGGTGCGCGGCAGCGAGTGCCTGGTGTGCCCGTGGCACGGGTCCGCGTTCGACCTCGACGACGGCCAGCCGCGGCGCGGCCCGGCGGCCAACCCGCAGGAGAAGCTGGTGATCCGCATGGAGGCCGGCCGGGTGAAGGCCCGGGTGCCCAGCCGCCATCGCTGA
- a CDS encoding GtrA family protein: MTCPSLLRRHHAAESVGDLPRTTAQWPQEREPGIAARLRRDDTTAQFVRFVLVGGVTTVVYALLFVALGGWRGYLTAHLVATAVSTVLANELHRRLTFHADERVHWFTAQWEAGGVTVVGLLATSSALGWLHAVTDGTHAGLQIATVVTVTAVIGLMRFLALRWIFRPAPATA, encoded by the coding sequence GTGACCTGCCCGTCCCTGCTCCGCCGCCACCACGCGGCCGAGTCCGTCGGCGACCTGCCGCGGACGACGGCGCAGTGGCCGCAGGAGCGCGAGCCGGGCATCGCCGCTCGCCTGCGCCGGGACGACACGACGGCGCAGTTCGTGCGGTTCGTCCTCGTCGGGGGAGTCACCACCGTCGTCTACGCGCTGCTGTTCGTCGCGCTGGGCGGCTGGCGCGGCTACCTGACCGCACACCTGGTGGCGACGGCGGTCTCCACGGTGCTGGCCAACGAACTGCACCGCCGGCTGACCTTCCACGCCGACGAGCGGGTGCACTGGTTCACCGCGCAGTGGGAGGCCGGCGGCGTCACGGTCGTCGGTCTGCTGGCCACGAGCAGCGCCCTGGGCTGGCTCCACGCCGTCACCGACGGCACCCACGCGGGTCTGCAGATCGCGACCGTCGTGACGGTCACCGCCGTCATCGGCCTCATGCGGTTCCTGGCGCTGCGCTGGATCTTCCGCCCGGCGCCGGCGACGGCGTAG